From the candidate division WOR-3 bacterium genome, one window contains:
- a CDS encoding glutamine synthetase, with protein sequence MNGMDARAVEEFVEKNNIKFIELWFTDILGYLKSFTIPKEELKKAFEEGVGFDGSSIEGFVRIDESDMIAVPEPNTFTVLPWRPKERGTARMFCDILNPDRTPFAGDPRYILKRNLAYAKEKFGYNFFIGPELEFFYFKNSERPETLDSGGYFDLIPRDEAIDLRRETVLTLEEMGIKVEYSHHEVAPSQHEIDLHFQDALTMADIVMTHRLTVKEIAFRNGVFATFMPKPLFGQNGSGMHTHMSLFKEKENIFWAKEGKYFLSQQALQFIAGLLKYSPDICSIIAQWVNSYKRLIPGYEAPVYISWAQKNRSDLIRVPMYKPGKEEATRIEYRAPDPACNPYLTFSCLLRAGLKGIEEKLTPPEPIEDNIYQMTDQEREERGIRSLPGSLIEAIQITEKSEVVKEVLGQHAFKEFIGNKKIEWDNYRKVITDYEIEKYLPVL encoded by the coding sequence ATGAATGGAATGGATGCACGGGCTGTAGAAGAATTTGTTGAAAAGAACAACATAAAGTTCATCGAACTCTGGTTTACTGATATCCTGGGATATCTTAAAAGTTTCACAATCCCCAAAGAAGAATTGAAAAAAGCATTTGAAGAAGGGGTTGGTTTTGACGGCTCCTCAATCGAGGGATTTGTCAGAATCGACGAAAGTGATATGATTGCGGTTCCCGAACCCAACACTTTCACTGTGCTTCCCTGGCGCCCCAAGGAAAGAGGAACGGCTCGTATGTTCTGCGACATTCTTAATCCCGACCGAACACCTTTTGCCGGAGACCCCAGATATATCCTTAAAAGGAATCTCGCCTATGCTAAGGAAAAATTCGGATATAACTTCTTTATCGGACCTGAACTGGAATTCTTCTATTTCAAAAATTCGGAAAGACCGGAAACCCTTGATTCCGGCGGTTATTTTGATTTAATCCCCCGGGATGAAGCAATCGATTTACGAAGAGAAACAGTCCTCACCCTGGAAGAGATGGGAATCAAGGTCGAGTACTCCCACCATGAAGTCGCGCCGTCCCAGCATGAAATCGATCTCCATTTCCAGGACGCCCTGACAATGGCTGACATCGTGATGACCCATCGTCTTACCGTCAAAGAGATTGCATTCAGAAATGGAGTGTTCGCAACCTTTATGCCGAAACCGCTCTTCGGCCAGAACGGCTCGGGAATGCATACTCATATGTCGTTATTTAAGGAAAAAGAGAATATCTTCTGGGCTAAAGAAGGAAAGTATTTTCTCTCACAGCAAGCCCTTCAGTTCATCGCCGGTTTATTAAAGTACAGCCCGGACATCTGTTCCATCATTGCACAATGGGTGAATTCCTACAAGCGACTCATCCCGGGATATGAAGCACCCGTTTATATTTCCTGGGCACAAAAGAATCGATCAGACCTGATTCGTGTTCCGATGTATAAACCGGGTAAAGAAGAAGCGACCCGTATTGAATATCGTGCGCCTGACCCTGCATGCAATCCGTATCTGACCTTCTCCTGTTTACTGCGCGCCGGACTCAAGGGCATCGAAGAAAAACTTACACCTCCGGAACCGATTGAAGACAATATCTATCAGATGACCGACCAGGAACGTGAAGAGAGAGGTATCAGGTCCCTGCCGGGCAGTCTGATCGAAGCAATCCAGATAACGGAAAAGAGTGAAGTTGTGAAAGAGGTGCTCGGCCAGCATGCATTCAAAGAATTCATCGGAAATAAAAAAATCGAATGGGATAATTACCGCAAGGTAATTACTGATTATGAAATAGAAAAATATCTGCCTGTTCTATAG
- the pruA gene encoding L-glutamate gamma-semialdehyde dehydrogenase, protein MKPFRNEKYNDFTKPSIRKKMEKAIKEVEAQFGKEYSIIIGGERIRLDNKFHSYNPSKKGEIVGTFQEADISTAEKAMEVALETFKSWRFTPAKIRANYLLKIAKIMRKRRLELAAWMVFESGKNWLEADADVAEAIDFCEYYAREALRYDKGAKVIQYPGERNEQIYIPLGVGLVLAPWNFPLAILCGMTTASFAAGNTVIMKPSEDSPTIAAKFMEIIEEAKVPVGVVNFMTGHGKPAADHLVKHPKTRFICFTGSKAVGLYIVEQAGKTRPGQKWIKRVIAEMGGKDLIIVDSEADIDSAVAGVRTSAFGFQGQKCSACSRLILDDKIYDKFMKKFIPTVEAIKIGPVKDYENWLGPVINETAYNSILEYIKIGKSEGNCICGGEPAPGDGWFIKPTVIVDIEPQHRIFQEEIFGPVLAVTRARNFEHAIELANDTEYGLTGAVYTKNRKKIEKAKREVHVGNLYFNRKCTGALVGVQPFGGFNMSGTDSKAGGPDYLLLFTQAKSICEYIGKKKRKGSKKKKSKKRKK, encoded by the coding sequence ATGAAACCGTTCAGAAACGAAAAATATAATGATTTCACCAAACCGTCAATCAGGAAAAAGATGGAAAAAGCAATAAAAGAAGTAGAAGCCCAGTTCGGGAAAGAATACAGTATCATAATAGGTGGTGAAAGGATTAGATTAGATAATAAATTTCATTCATACAACCCTTCAAAAAAGGGTGAAATTGTTGGAACTTTTCAAGAAGCCGATATATCTACTGCTGAAAAAGCAATGGAGGTCGCCCTGGAAACATTTAAATCATGGCGCTTTACGCCGGCGAAAATACGGGCAAACTATCTTCTTAAAATTGCTAAAATTATGCGTAAAAGGCGTCTTGAATTAGCCGCCTGGATGGTTTTTGAATCGGGCAAAAATTGGCTGGAAGCAGACGCCGACGTCGCCGAAGCGATTGATTTTTGCGAATATTATGCACGTGAAGCATTACGATATGACAAAGGAGCAAAGGTTATCCAGTACCCGGGCGAGCGGAATGAACAAATCTATATACCTCTTGGTGTAGGACTTGTACTTGCACCATGGAATTTTCCTCTTGCGATTTTATGCGGTATGACCACGGCATCCTTTGCAGCCGGTAATACTGTCATTATGAAACCATCAGAAGATTCCCCTACTATTGCAGCGAAGTTTATGGAAATAATTGAAGAAGCAAAGGTACCCGTAGGTGTTGTTAATTTTATGACCGGCCATGGCAAACCGGCAGCAGACCATCTGGTCAAACATCCAAAGACCCGATTCATCTGTTTCACAGGGTCAAAGGCAGTGGGACTCTATATTGTCGAGCAGGCAGGCAAAACAAGGCCAGGTCAGAAGTGGATAAAACGGGTGATTGCTGAAATGGGTGGTAAGGATTTGATCATCGTCGATTCTGAAGCCGATATCGACAGTGCCGTCGCCGGTGTAAGAACGTCGGCGTTCGGGTTCCAGGGACAGAAATGTTCTGCCTGTTCCCGTTTGATCCTCGATGATAAGATATACGATAAATTTATGAAGAAATTCATTCCCACAGTCGAGGCGATAAAGATCGGGCCGGTCAAAGATTACGAAAACTGGCTGGGTCCGGTTATAAACGAGACCGCCTACAACTCCATACTGGAATACATCAAGATCGGCAAATCCGAAGGCAACTGCATCTGTGGAGGTGAACCTGCGCCGGGTGACGGTTGGTTCATCAAACCTACGGTGATTGTCGACATTGAGCCGCAACACCGGATATTCCAGGAAGAGATATTCGGACCGGTTCTTGCCGTAACCCGCGCCAGGAACTTTGAACATGCGATAGAACTGGCGAATGACACTGAATACGGCTTAACAGGCGCCGTCTATACAAAGAACAGAAAGAAGATAGAAAAGGCAAAGAGAGAAGTACATGTCGGTAATCTCTATTTCAATCGAAAATGCACCGGTGCCCTTGTCGGAGTCCAGCCATTCGGTGGCTTCAATATGTCAGGTACCGACTCAAAGGCAGGAGGTCCTGATTATCTCCTTCTCTTCACCCAGGCCAAATCAATCTGTGAATATATCGGCAAAAAGAAAAGAAAGGGCTCAAAAAAGAAAAAGAGTAAAAAGAGAAAAAAATAG
- a CDS encoding DUF4384 domain-containing protein — translation MLLTTLLALLTLYNGAPDIEIWVDRDEPVYQAGENLKIFFRVDQDCYVAIYDIEVGGRETLLFPPEQEDGWVEAGHIYELPPENADYDYVISGPEGVETVIALASTEHPPVLDDEEENISRMSLSIHIEEPEPAKLRIVSTPTYARIYLTNVETGEKEYIGRTPRTMVIRPGEYIVKIKKPGFHSLTRRIWLEPGDRRRVFVKLIPY, via the coding sequence ATGTTACTCACGACTTTACTTGCATTACTCACTTTATACAATGGTGCGCCGGACATCGAGATATGGGTTGATCGGGACGAACCCGTTTATCAGGCGGGTGAAAATTTGAAAATCTTTTTCCGCGTTGACCAGGACTGCTATGTCGCGATCTATGATATTGAGGTCGGGGGGAGGGAGACTCTTCTCTTTCCCCCTGAACAGGAGGACGGCTGGGTGGAGGCAGGTCATATTTATGAGCTGCCTCCTGAGAACGCCGATTATGACTATGTCATAAGCGGTCCTGAAGGGGTCGAAACGGTCATCGCACTGGCTTCGACCGAGCATCCACCTGTACTGGACGATGAAGAAGAGAACATCAGCCGGATGAGTTTAAGTATTCATATTGAAGAACCGGAACCGGCAAAGCTGCGCATTGTCTCGACTCCGACATACGCTCGAATTTATCTGACCAATGTAGAAACCGGCGAAAAAGAATATATCGGCAGAACACCGCGCACCATGGTTATAAGACCGGGTGAATATATCGTGAAAATCAAAAAGCCGGGTTTTCATTCATTGACGCGCAGGATCTGGCTCGAACCGGGCGATCGACGCAGGGTTTTTGTCAAACTGATTCCCTATTGA
- a CDS encoding NAD(P)/FAD-dependent oxidoreductase produces MKTPCFDIVIIGAGPAGSAAAYTAAESGASVLLIEEHEKIGTPVSCAEGLSRSTIKDYLSIKPEWISRRLKGAIIRGPDHEEFKIEYPDVGWVLDRTIFDAALAEYAEEKGAVIKKSTRAIGVENNKVIVRESGQIREYRFKFLIGADGVLSRVGSWKGIDTRLGLNEIEVCAEYLLEDINVDTHYAYLIFGSCYAPGGYAWIFPKSDNTANVGLGISPLKTKKRAQQFLDEWIEREFPEAKTKRKVFGGVPAKILKKFSGDDFFLVGDAARFTDPLSGAGIANGIKSGVIAGRNAVLKLKGKKDHFKAEIKREILKEIKYHLKIRNIYVELNDEEYRIIFNIGKKLFEGKTTRDINVREIVKEVLYSSPRIFWRAIKDLF; encoded by the coding sequence ATGAAAACACCTTGTTTTGATATTGTAATAATAGGCGCAGGACCGGCGGGCAGCGCCGCTGCTTATACTGCAGCGGAAAGCGGTGCCTCTGTCCTGTTGATTGAAGAACACGAAAAGATCGGAACACCGGTGAGCTGTGCCGAAGGTCTATCAAGAAGTACAATCAAAGATTATCTCTCCATCAAACCCGAATGGATCTCCCGCAGGCTTAAAGGTGCGATAATCCGCGGCCCGGACCACGAAGAATTCAAGATAGAATATCCCGACGTGGGCTGGGTTCTGGACCGCACAATATTCGATGCGGCACTGGCAGAATACGCCGAAGAAAAAGGAGCCGTCATCAAGAAATCGACCAGAGCGATAGGTGTAGAAAACAATAAAGTTATTGTCAGGGAATCAGGTCAAATCAGAGAATACAGATTTAAATTCTTAATCGGCGCCGACGGCGTGCTCTCCCGTGTCGGCTCCTGGAAGGGAATCGATACTCGTCTGGGTTTAAACGAAATCGAGGTATGTGCTGAATATCTCCTCGAGGATATTAATGTCGACACCCATTATGCATATCTGATCTTCGGCAGCTGCTATGCACCGGGCGGCTATGCCTGGATATTCCCCAAATCCGACAACACGGCGAATGTCGGACTGGGAATTTCTCCGTTGAAAACAAAAAAAAGAGCGCAACAATTTCTCGATGAATGGATCGAGAGAGAATTTCCCGAAGCGAAAACCAAAAGAAAGGTATTCGGCGGAGTTCCGGCTAAAATTCTGAAAAAATTTTCCGGTGACGACTTCTTCCTGGTGGGCGACGCCGCGCGTTTCACCGACCCTTTAAGCGGCGCCGGTATCGCGAACGGCATAAAATCCGGGGTCATCGCCGGCAGAAATGCGGTTTTGAAATTAAAAGGAAAAAAAGACCATTTCAAAGCGGAGATAAAAAGGGAGATTTTAAAAGAGATAAAATATCATCTAAAAATAAGGAATATTTATGTAGAATTAAATGATGAAGAATACAGAATCATCTTTAATATCGGTAAAAAGCTCTTTGAAGGTAAAACAACCCGGGACATAAACGTCCGGGAGATAGTAAAAGAGGTGCTCTACTCCTCCCCGCGTATCTTCTGGAGAGCGATTAAAGACCTCTTTTAA
- a CDS encoding replication-associated recombination protein A, giving the protein MKGTPLADRVRPETFDEVLGQRHLLGPGCPIQKQIEKGKLFSMILFGPPGSGKTTIARLFAKKFSAEFVSFSAATSGIAEIKKFMSKAQERKKLYNTDTIIFIDEIHRFNKAQQDAFLPYVEKGTIILIGATTENPSFELNSSLLSRVKVYVVRPLSFEDMKKIIQRALTSQKGLGNRFKLSPEALDFLANISDGDARVALNALELCTLSAKDNYIDLKTAEDVVQKKALKYDKKGEEHYNLISALHKSLRGSDPDAGLYWLARMLEGGEDPLYIARRLVRFAVEDIGEADPQALVVAIAAKEAVEFIGRPEGDLALAECVVYLAKAVKSNKIYLAYEAAKEDALKTLAEPVPLHIRNAPTPLMKKLGYGKGYKYPHDYPDAKVEQEYMPENLKGKKYLKDE; this is encoded by the coding sequence ATGAAAGGAACTCCTTTAGCTGACCGTGTAAGACCGGAAACGTTCGATGAAGTACTCGGACAACGCCATCTTCTTGGTCCGGGCTGTCCCATTCAAAAACAGATTGAAAAAGGAAAATTATTTTCGATGATTCTCTTCGGTCCGCCGGGAAGCGGCAAGACCACCATCGCCCGACTCTTTGCCAAAAAGTTTTCAGCCGAATTTGTTTCTTTTTCCGCCGCCACAAGCGGTATCGCCGAAATAAAAAAATTTATGAGCAAAGCGCAGGAGCGCAAAAAATTATATAACACGGACACAATAATATTCATCGATGAGATCCACCGTTTTAACAAAGCACAACAGGATGCGTTCCTGCCTTATGTGGAAAAAGGAACAATCATTCTTATCGGAGCCACGACTGAAAATCCCTCGTTTGAATTAAACTCGAGTCTGCTCTCCCGGGTGAAGGTCTATGTGGTCCGCCCTCTTTCTTTTGAAGATATGAAGAAAATAATTCAAAGGGCGTTGACTTCACAAAAAGGACTGGGGAATAGATTCAAATTGAGCCCTGAAGCCCTTGATTTTCTCGCAAATATTTCCGACGGAGACGCAAGAGTCGCTTTAAACGCCCTTGAGCTCTGCACCCTCTCGGCAAAAGATAACTATATCGACCTCAAAACCGCTGAAGATGTAGTCCAGAAAAAAGCCCTGAAGTACGATAAAAAAGGAGAAGAGCATTATAATCTGATCTCGGCGCTCCATAAATCACTAAGGGGTTCTGATCCGGATGCCGGACTTTACTGGCTGGCGCGCATGCTCGAAGGAGGTGAAGACCCTCTCTACATCGCCCGACGTCTGGTCCGTTTTGCGGTTGAAGATATCGGCGAAGCCGATCCCCAGGCACTCGTCGTCGCAATTGCGGCGAAAGAAGCGGTCGAGTTCATCGGCAGGCCTGAAGGAGACCTTGCCCTGGCTGAATGTGTCGTGTATCTGGCAAAGGCGGTGAAGAGCAATAAAATATACCTTGCCTATGAAGCCGCAAAAGAAGACGCCCTCAAGACCCTGGCTGAACCGGTCCCTCTGCATATTCGAAATGCACCGACCCCGTTGATGAAGAAACTCGGCTACGGCAAAGGCTACAAATATCCCCATGATTATCCCGATGCAAAAGTGGAGCAGGAATATATGCCTGAAAATCTAAAAGGTAAAAAATATCTCAAAGACGAATGA
- a CDS encoding isoprenyl transferase: MQQLKHVAIIMDGNGRWARKRALPRVVGHRRGVETVRRIVKASRKMNIKFLTLYTFSTENWKRPKKEVDTLMAMLEEMLIKETPELHENQVRINAIGRLEELAPNAKKALDDSLSVTRNNKGLVLTLCLNYGGQSEIVDSVKKILLEDRKKHINLDEFDEKYFARFLYDPQLPEPELLIRTGAEKRERVSNFLLWQIAYTEIYFTKTLWPDFKEKEYIKAIESFKKRERLFGAV; the protein is encoded by the coding sequence ATGCAGCAACTGAAACACGTAGCCATTATAATGGACGGCAATGGACGGTGGGCGAGAAAACGGGCTCTGCCGCGCGTCGTCGGACACCGCCGCGGCGTCGAAACGGTCCGTAGAATAGTCAAGGCGTCCCGGAAAATGAATATAAAATTTTTGACCTTATATACCTTCTCGACCGAGAACTGGAAAAGACCGAAAAAAGAAGTCGACACCCTGATGGCGATGCTTGAAGAAATGCTCATCAAAGAAACGCCGGAACTGCACGAGAATCAGGTCAGGATAAACGCCATCGGCAGACTGGAAGAACTCGCCCCCAATGCGAAAAAAGCCCTCGATGATTCGCTGTCCGTCACCCGCAACAACAAAGGACTTGTGCTGACCCTGTGCTTGAACTACGGCGGTCAAAGTGAAATCGTGGACAGCGTCAAGAAGATATTATTGGAAGACAGAAAAAAACATATAAACCTTGATGAATTTGATGAAAAATATTTCGCCAGATTTCTGTATGATCCTCAACTTCCTGAGCCCGAACTTTTGATAAGGACCGGTGCGGAAAAACGGGAAAGGGTTTCGAATTTTCTTCTCTGGCAGATCGCCTATACAGAAATATATTTCACAAAAACCCTCTGGCCCGACTTCAAAGAAAAGGAATATATTAAGGCGATTGAATCTTTCAAAAAAAGGGAACGGCTTTTTGGTGCAGTCTAA
- a CDS encoding M23 family metallopeptidase produces the protein MKQPIDIIFISKKHNFLRSIKLPGYLLTLLSLVLVGIVVFTVILVSYNTREIFIELNIARSEKEHNLLLHQLDSLNALIDFTHKQFDKYIAQDNRERTFWQMAYIHPDIWSMGVGGEKPLLDEKYLSGRVRERLNEMYEVLDVLKGKCYLRSSSLNDIEAQIKGKITLWSHKPSTHPVPGRPLGSGFGYRVDPIDKKTIRMHWGVDIGAPTGTDILATGDGVVSYTGWRKGYGLTVEIDHGFGFKTRYAHCSSIVVQKGDIVKRGQTIARVGSTGRTVAPHLHYEVHVSGVRVNPVPYIDLANVVFD, from the coding sequence ATGAAACAACCGATCGATATTATATTTATTTCGAAAAAACATAACTTTTTACGGAGTATAAAACTACCCGGTTATCTGCTGACCTTGCTGTCATTGGTACTTGTAGGAATAGTTGTTTTCACCGTGATTCTGGTCAGCTATAACACCCGGGAGATTTTTATCGAATTAAATATTGCCAGGAGTGAAAAAGAACATAATCTTTTACTCCATCAGCTGGACTCATTGAACGCCTTGATAGATTTTACCCATAAACAATTTGACAAATATATCGCCCAGGACAACAGGGAACGTACTTTCTGGCAGATGGCATATATTCATCCGGATATCTGGTCCATGGGTGTCGGTGGTGAAAAGCCTCTGCTGGATGAAAAGTATTTATCCGGCAGGGTGCGGGAAAGACTTAATGAAATGTATGAAGTCCTCGATGTCTTAAAAGGAAAATGCTATTTGAGAAGTTCAAGCCTTAATGACATCGAGGCTCAAATCAAAGGCAAAATCACATTATGGTCGCATAAGCCATCAACCCATCCTGTACCGGGAAGGCCTCTGGGGTCAGGTTTCGGCTATCGTGTCGATCCAATCGACAAGAAGACCATCAGAATGCACTGGGGGGTTGATATCGGCGCACCCACGGGTACGGACATTCTTGCCACCGGCGACGGAGTCGTATCATATACCGGCTGGCGTAAGGGATATGGTTTGACCGTAGAGATTGACCACGGTTTCGGTTTTAAAACACGCTATGCACATTGCAGCAGTATCGTGGTGCAGAAAGGAGATATAGTGAAACGCGGTCAGACAATCGCCAGGGTCGGTTCCACAGGAAGAACGGTCGCGCCCCATCTTCATTATGAGGTCCATGTATCCGGAGTTCGTGTCAACCCTGTGCCGTATATTGATCTGGCGAACGTCGTCTTTGATTAA
- a CDS encoding CapA family protein, with product MRSMYPEFVSTLCRILIWRTSSLINIPPRKILIVLLFGTFLFSDSLTVIAVGDIMMGSTYPTADLPPHRGRELFKNLDSILLSADLTMGNLEGTLLTGGICTKKVKKGRCYAFRTPPDFVQNLVDAGFDFMNLANNHMNDFGAAGIASTIRVLDSAGIKSGGAYGKTAAFVIDSLKIAVLCFSTSPNTNTIFEIQEAQHKVAETAAANDIVIVSFHGGGEGSAYLHTRDTMEYFLGNPRGNVVEFAHAVIDSGADFVWGHGPHVPRALELYKDRLIAYSLGNFCTWGFNLRGEKGYAPLLKVVLAPDGGFKHGRIISAIQRPYEPLMLDSLDQAAKLIKELSAADFPDSAPVITEQGMILSFHNTGNDSLKFKKDSY from the coding sequence ATGAGGTCCATGTATCCGGAGTTCGTGTCAACCCTGTGCCGTATATTGATCTGGCGAACGTCGTCTTTGATTAATATCCCGCCGCGGAAAATCCTGATTGTTTTATTATTCGGAACTTTTCTTTTTTCCGATTCATTAACCGTCATTGCAGTCGGCGATATTATGATGGGTTCGACATATCCGACAGCCGATCTCCCGCCTCATAGAGGTAGGGAGTTATTTAAAAATCTTGATTCAATCCTGCTCAGCGCTGATTTGACAATGGGTAATCTGGAAGGAACTTTATTAACAGGAGGAATCTGTACCAAAAAGGTGAAAAAGGGAAGGTGTTATGCCTTCAGAACACCGCCTGATTTTGTACAGAATCTGGTGGACGCGGGTTTTGATTTTATGAATCTCGCCAATAATCATATGAATGACTTCGGTGCCGCGGGCATTGCGTCGACAATCAGGGTGCTTGACAGCGCCGGGATCAAATCGGGTGGAGCGTACGGTAAAACCGCTGCTTTTGTGATTGACAGTTTAAAAATAGCCGTACTCTGTTTTTCCACGTCACCGAACACCAATACAATCTTTGAGATTCAGGAGGCACAGCATAAGGTTGCTGAAACAGCGGCGGCGAACGATATCGTGATTGTTTCTTTTCATGGTGGAGGCGAAGGGTCAGCCTATTTGCACACCCGTGATACAATGGAGTATTTTCTGGGCAACCCGAGGGGGAATGTCGTCGAATTCGCTCATGCAGTGATCGACAGTGGAGCGGATTTTGTTTGGGGACACGGACCTCATGTTCCCAGGGCTCTTGAACTTTATAAAGACAGACTCATCGCGTACAGCCTCGGAAATTTCTGCACCTGGGGGTTTAATCTTCGGGGTGAAAAAGGATATGCTCCGCTCCTTAAGGTGGTTCTGGCGCCTGACGGTGGATTTAAACACGGAAGGATTATTTCCGCGATACAGAGACCATACGAACCGCTGATGCTCGACAGCCTTGATCAGGCGGCGAAGCTTATCAAAGAGCTGAGTGCCGCAGATTTTCCCGACTCCGCACCCGTGATAACAGAACAGGGGATGATTCTTTCTTTTCACAACACCGGCAACGATTCTTTGAAATTCAAAAAAGACAGTTATTAG
- a CDS encoding T9SS type A sorting domain-containing protein, with translation MQNLIVLLLLANPWNWTFVGPRGGEFFWALSHPDANNFAAALSMGDVWRTTDGGVNWELSFENSLPVAGMFSSPNAGIIVDYTGEVWVTLDAGVNWTSVLTTNHFHAASFDVIDTVIYLADSIPPRLWRSTNSGLTWQVITVFDSLYSVDQIAHIPGSPSTYWLVGHTQDNDTLAYIYFSGTSSFVDTIVAGEVDDFQENPADIWHTLIATDHGIYQATSGTGPWVQLAEPFAYGLYQPIDIEFTGDDTIVVSSMFNPGIFRGVRIAGVWIFTQTENREGCGYMNFGGATTLYCGSLGSGVFKSTDDGNSWTIQDGLYGHLLLSAGAVSEIIDSTFYFIGFGGKPFKTTDWGTTWTPLSHNFLIYGSAIEVAPTNPNFLIVSAMDIETVGSPPMTIYRSTDGGTSWSPVDSTYAAADFLITSNPDIIMGITDTVVIRSTSGGNGFSPVLTAANNFYNLTGRDTVFVASRDSTYVSYDQGATWSFLVDRGGTLTYDSIRDILYIVAEQGFYTFDVNTGTLDSLSYNCLTASVSPNGNLYFLFVSDTLRIARSFDGGNTIEEEVFPIPFSLSGGIKAGDDGVFCYQGIRGLWVSNDITSGVAESKEEVCAGTLTFAPTIIKKTQNGKLRLTLNTNQRVELNIVDLTGRKIEELYNGRLEAGTHEFNLSAEKLANGVYFILYETAQNRATRKFLVIK, from the coding sequence ATGCAAAATTTGATAGTCTTGCTTTTATTGGCTAATCCCTGGAATTGGACATTCGTCGGCCCGAGAGGCGGTGAATTTTTCTGGGCACTCAGCCATCCTGATGCAAACAATTTCGCCGCCGCTCTTTCAATGGGTGATGTGTGGCGTACGACCGACGGCGGAGTGAACTGGGAACTGTCTTTTGAAAACAGTCTGCCGGTCGCCGGAATGTTTTCTTCGCCGAATGCCGGCATAATCGTTGATTACACCGGTGAGGTATGGGTGACTCTTGACGCCGGAGTGAACTGGACGAGTGTATTGACGACCAATCATTTCCACGCAGCGAGTTTCGACGTCATCGACACGGTGATTTATCTCGCCGACAGCATTCCTCCCAGACTCTGGCGCAGTACAAATTCCGGTTTGACCTGGCAGGTTATTACTGTTTTTGATTCATTATATAGTGTTGACCAAATCGCACATATCCCCGGTTCACCCAGTACTTACTGGCTTGTAGGCCATACTCAGGATAATGACACTCTGGCATATATTTACTTTTCCGGAACCTCTTCTTTCGTTGATACGATAGTCGCCGGAGAAGTCGATGATTTTCAGGAGAACCCTGCTGATATCTGGCATACACTCATCGCAACGGATCACGGAATATATCAGGCAACTTCTGGAACAGGTCCCTGGGTGCAGCTGGCAGAGCCTTTTGCCTATGGACTGTACCAGCCGATAGATATTGAATTTACCGGAGACGATACCATCGTCGTCTCAAGTATGTTCAATCCCGGTATATTCAGGGGTGTGAGGATCGCCGGTGTCTGGATCTTTACCCAGACCGAAAACCGGGAAGGCTGCGGCTATATGAATTTCGGCGGCGCGACCACACTCTACTGCGGATCCTTAGGAAGTGGTGTTTTTAAATCGACTGATGATGGGAATTCCTGGACTATTCAGGACGGTCTTTATGGACATTTACTTTTAAGCGCCGGTGCCGTGAGCGAGATTATAGATTCCACTTTTTACTTCATCGGATTCGGAGGAAAACCGTTCAAGACCACAGATTGGGGGACGACCTGGACACCGCTTTCCCACAATTTTCTTATATACGGTTCTGCCATTGAAGTCGCTCCGACCAACCCCAATTTTCTCATTGTTTCCGCAATGGACATCGAGACGGTCGGCAGCCCGCCGATGACGATATATCGTTCAACAGACGGCGGCACCTCGTGGTCACCGGTCGATTCAACTTATGCCGCGGCGGATTTTCTTATTACAAGTAATCCTGATATAATTATGGGAATCACGGATACAGTTGTGATTCGTTCCACATCAGGCGGTAATGGCTTTTCACCGGTTTTGACGGCTGCAAACAACTTTTATAATCTTACAGGAAGAGATACGGTCTTTGTTGCTTCCCGAGACTCGACATATGTCAGTTATGATCAGGGAGCGACCTGGTCCTTCCTTGTTGATCGCGGCGGTACGTTGACCTATGATAGTATAAGAGATATACTCTATATTGTTGCGGAACAGGGTTTCTACACTTTTGATGTAAATACCGGCACACTTGACAGCCTGTCCTATAACTGTCTCACCGCTTCGGTATCACCGAACGGCAATCTCTATTTCTTATTTGTCAGTGATACTCTACGCATCGCAAGGTCTTTCGACGGCGGCAATACAATAGAAGAAGAAGTTTTCCCGATACCATTCTCCCTTAGTGGAGGAATCAAAGCCGGTGATGACGGTGTTTTCTGCTACCAGGGGATCAGAGGTCTGTGGGTGAGCAATGATATTACTTCAGGCGTTGCTGAATCGAAAGAGGAGGTTTGCGCCGGTACCCTGACGTTTGCTCCGACAATAATCAAAAAGACACAGAACGGGAAACTGCGGTTGACGCTCAATACAAACCAGCGGGTGGAGCTGAATATTGTTGATCTCACAGGTAGAAAGATAGAAGAACTCTACAATGGCAGACTCGAAGCCGGGACCCACGAATTCAATCTTTCCGCGGAAAAGCTTGCGAACGGCGTCTATTTTATCCTATATGAAACCGCTCAGAACAGAGCTACAAGAAAATTTCTTGTGATTAAATAA